The Thunnus thynnus chromosome 2, fThuThy2.1, whole genome shotgun sequence genome includes a region encoding these proteins:
- the c7a gene encoding complement component C7: MKNTAQLCLAVLPWLLFLFTSKGICNQRVHCQWGPYGDWSECDGCTKTQTRSRPMAVYAQFGGNPCAGERTETRPCETTKGCPLEDGCGNRFHCRSGKCVSQSLVCNGDQDCEEDGEDERACNPQQQFIVCTDAALPPNVELLGQGYDVVTGKRRASVINTKSFGGQCRTIYSGVNNNIYRLPLSTLRYNFMVKVKNDFSDEMFTSEWHYAKDIVNRQTVRGTTTGHHNYDFHKTHDTTKVYRILVLKNDIEVAQFQSNSPQYLPISEEFWKALAKLPSVYDYGAYRKVLERFGTHYLSEGSLGGSFKVVARVDEETEKQMESEIESHHECSKTIRFFLIFPISVEKCKNYDRPNYRPPSTDIERGNSAYRVDIAGGAPAHIAALETMQPDTLDKNWEMYSNWADSIRSFPKVTEQKLRPLSELVKEVQCAGVKKLYLRRAIEQYIGESDPCHCQPCRNNGLAVMDGDVCKCICKHGTSGPACEQGSEIEGQQGVIHGSWTCWSSWSACSGNRRSRQRSCSNPAPQNGGQSCIGESTETSDCEDQDIQYLKTMEPQCFDWTLPPSQKCGDPPALVNGYILDPKDIYLVGSRVQYTCTEGFHLLGQSTLECTTDQTWSASPGLCTISSCKIGALADDVIASPLKPSYGIGETITLSCPEGRQLLGEATIICDASLHFSPDPAGIKCSPASVPQLIITSVQCKQWEKSSKGQCVCKMPFECGSSLELCATSPVTGKSILLSVCKLHALQCIKKNHEIAEDSACKWPLRSTTTDCTNCQMWETCNDQTNECHCKDSADCLIQGSNVCVRVGENATEATQTMSECEAGLRRCKGETVSVVSILPCTS, translated from the exons ATGAAG AATACTGCACAACTCTGTCTGGCAGTCTTGCCGTGGCTTCTGTTCCTCTTCACTTCCAAAGG GATTTGTAACCAGAGAGTGCATTGCCAGTGGGGGCCTTATGGAGATTGGTCAGAGTGTGATGGCTGCACCAAAACACAG ACAAGAAGCCGACCCATGGCTGTCTATGCTCAGTTTGGAGGGAACCCTTGCGCAGGGGAGCGAACGGAGACCAGACCCTGTGAAACTACAAAAGGCTGTCCTTTAGAGGATGGATGTGGAAACAGGTTTCACTGCCGATCAG GGAAATGTGTTAGCCAGTCTCTGGTGTGTAACGGAGATCAGGACTGTGAGGAAGATGGAGAAGATGAACGAGCCTGTAACCCACAGCAACAATTCATTGTATGTACAGATGCAGCTCTCCCACCTAACGTAGAACTCCTAGGACAAGG GTATGATGTGGTGACAGGAAAGAGGAGGGCCAGTGTCATCAACACAAAGAGCTTTGGGGGTCAGTGTCGCACCATATACAGCGGCGTCAACAATAATATCTACCGACTGCCCCTAAGTACTCTCCGGTACAACTTTATG GTTAAAGTTAAGAATGATTTCAGCGATGAGATGTTCACCAGTGAATGGCACTATGCAAAGGACATTgtcaacagacagacagtgcgCGGGACCACAACAGGACATCACAACTATGACTTCCATAAGACACATGACACAACTAAG GTATACAGGATTTTGGTTTTAAAGAATGACATAGAGGTTGCTCAATTCCAGAGTAACTCTCCTCAGTACCTCCCAATATCTGAGGAGTTCTGGAAGGCACTGGCCAAACTCCCATCTGTGTACGACTACGGTGCTTACAGGAAGGTTTTGGAAAGGTTTGGAACACACTACTTGTCTGAAGGAAGCCTCGGAGGCTCCTTCAAAGTTGTCGCCAGGGTTGATgaagaaactgaaaaacaaatgg AAAGTGAAATCGAGAGCCATCATGAATGTTCAAAGACTATAAGGTTTTTCCTGATATTCCCCATCTCTGTTGAGAAGTGCAAGAATTATGATAGGCCTAATTATAGGCCACCATCCACAG ATATTGAGAGGGGCAATAGTGCATATAGAGTGGACATAGCTGGAGGAGCCCCCGCACATATAGCAGCACTGGAGACCATGCAGCCTGATACTCTGGACAAGAACTGGGAAATGTATTCAAACTGGGCTGACTCTATTCGATCATTTCCAAAGGTTACCGAACAAAAG CTGCGGCCGCTGTCAGAGCTGGTGAAGGAGGTTCAGTGTGCTGGGGTGAAGAAACTTTACCTTCGCAGAGCCATAGAGCAGTACATTGGTGAGAGTGACCCCTGCCACTGTCAGCCCTGCAGAAACAATGGCTTGGCTGTCATGGATGGAGATGTATGCAAATGCATCTGTAAGCATGGAACATCAGGACCGGCCTGTGAGCAGGGAAGTGAAATAGAGGGTCAGCAGG GAGTGATTCATGGTAGTTGGACTTGTTGGTCTTCCTGGTCAGCATGTTCTGGGAATCGGAGGTCGCGACAACGTTCCTGCTCTAATCCTGCTCCTCAGAATGGGGGACAGAGCTGCATCGGAGAGTCCACTGAGACATCTGACTGTGAAGACCAAGACATACAATACTTAAA AACCATGGAGCCTCAGTGTTTTGACTGGACTCTCCCACCAAGTCAGAAGTGTGGAGACCCTCCTGCTCTAGTCAATGGCTACATTCTG GACCCTAAGGACATTTACCTTGTGGGTAGTAGAGTTCAGTACACCTGCACTGAAGGTTTCCATCTTCTTGGTCAGAGCACCCTTGAATGCACCACTGATCAAACTTGGTCTGCCAGCCCTGGTCTGTGCACAA TCTCAAGCTGCAAGATCGGGGCCCtcgctgatgatgtcattgctTCTCCGTTAAAGCCGTCCTATGGCATAGGGGAGACAATTACTTTGTCTTGTCCCGAGGGAAGACAGCTTCTAGGGGAAGCAACGATTATTTGTGATGCCAGTCtacatttttcaccagaccCAGCAGGCATCAAATGCAGCCCAG CCAGTGTGCCACAACTCATCATTACCTCAGTGCAATGTAAGCAGTGGGAGAAGTCTTCGAAAGGACAATGTGTTTGCAAAATGCCTTTTGAGTGCGG TTCATCTTTGGAGTTGTGTGCGACTAGTCCTGTGACCGGAAAATCAATCCTTCTCAGTGTGTGTAAATTGCATGCACTGCAGTGTATAAAGAAGAACCACGAAATAGCAGAGGACAGTGCCTGCAAGTGGCCATTGCGCAGCACAACTACAGACTGTACCAACTGTCAGATGTGGGAAACCTGCAATG ATCAAACCAACGAGTGCCACTGTAAGGATTCTGCAGATTGTTTGATCCAAGGATCAAATGTTTGTGTCCGTGTTGGGGAGAATGCAACTGAAGCCACACAGACCATGAGCGAGTGTGAAGCAGGACTACGGAGATGTAAAGGAGAAACGGTGTCAGTTGTCAGTATCCTGCCCTGTACTTCCTGA